Proteins encoded together in one Pseudomonas sp. TCU-HL1 window:
- the lhgO gene encoding L-2-hydroxyglutarate oxidase gives MYDFIIIGGGIVGMSTAMQLMQVYPDAKVLLLEKESGPARHQTGHNSGVIHAGVYYTPGSLKARFCLEGNKATKAFCNKHGIRYDECGKLLVATNALEMERMKALWERTAANGLERHWLSAAELREREPNIVGMGGIFVPSSGIVSYAEVTAAMGREFQAAGGEIRFSAEVTGLDEHADEVVVRTRTDEFHGRYLITCSGLMADRVVRMLGIEPNFIICPFRGEYYLLPKQHNQIVNHLIYPIPDPSMPFLGVHLTRMIDGTVTVGPSAVLAMKREGYRKSDISIPDMVETLTSPGILKVLAKNLRPGLIEMKNSLFKGGYLKEVQKYCPSITKADLTPYPAGVRAQAVSRDGKLIDDFLFVNTPRSVNVCNAPSPAATSAIPIGAHIVDKVREQIAVSGTRFTVKATDNKQRAAG, from the coding sequence GTGTACGATTTCATCATCATCGGCGGCGGTATCGTGGGCATGTCCACGGCCATGCAGCTGATGCAGGTTTACCCGGATGCCAAGGTTCTTCTCCTGGAGAAGGAGTCCGGCCCGGCCCGTCACCAGACCGGCCACAACAGCGGCGTGATCCATGCCGGCGTCTACTACACCCCCGGCAGCCTCAAGGCGCGCTTCTGCCTGGAAGGCAACAAGGCCACCAAGGCTTTCTGCAACAAGCACGGCATCCGTTACGACGAGTGCGGCAAGCTGTTGGTGGCCACCAACGCGCTGGAGATGGAGCGCATGAAGGCGCTCTGGGAACGCACCGCCGCCAACGGCCTGGAACGCCACTGGCTGTCCGCCGCCGAACTGCGCGAGCGCGAGCCGAACATCGTCGGTATGGGCGGCATCTTCGTGCCCTCCAGTGGCATCGTCAGCTACGCCGAAGTCACCGCCGCGATGGGCCGCGAGTTCCAGGCCGCCGGCGGCGAGATCCGCTTCAGCGCCGAAGTCACCGGCCTCGACGAGCATGCCGATGAAGTGGTGGTGCGTACCCGCACCGACGAGTTCCATGGTCGCTACCTGATCACCTGCTCGGGGCTGATGGCCGATCGCGTGGTGCGCATGCTCGGCATCGAGCCGAACTTCATCATCTGCCCGTTCCGGGGCGAGTACTACCTGCTGCCCAAGCAGCACAACCAGATCGTCAACCACCTGATCTACCCGATTCCGGACCCATCCATGCCGTTCCTCGGCGTGCACCTGACGCGGATGATCGACGGCACCGTCACCGTTGGCCCCAGCGCCGTGCTGGCCATGAAGCGCGAGGGCTACCGCAAGTCCGATATTTCGATTCCCGACATGGTCGAGACCCTGACGTCCCCCGGCATCCTCAAGGTGCTGGCGAAGAACCTGCGCCCCGGCCTGATCGAGATGAAGAACTCCCTGTTCAAGGGCGGCTACCTCAAGGAAGTGCAGAAGTACTGCCCGAGCATCACCAAGGCCGATCTCACCCCCTATCCGGCCGGCGTGCGCGCCCAGGCGGTGTCCCGCGACGGCAAGCTGATCGATGACTTCCTCTTCGTGAACACCCCGCGCAGTGTGAACGTGTGCAACGCACCGTCGCCCGCCGCTACCTCCGCGATCCCGATCGGCGCCCACATCGTTGACAAGGTCCGTGAGCAGATCGCCGTCTCCGGCACCCGCTTCACCGTCAAAGCCACCGATAACAAGCAGCGGGCCGCCGGCTGA
- the gabD gene encoding NADP-dependent succinate-semialdehyde dehydrogenase: protein MQLKDSTLFRQQAYVDGAWVDADNGQTLKVSNPATGELIGSVPKMGAAETRRAIEAAERALPAWRALTAKERANRLRRWFELMMQNQDDLARLMTLEQGKPLVESRGEIAYAASFLEWFGEEAKRVYGDMIPGHQADKRLMVIKQPIGVTAAITPWNFPSAMITRKAGPALAAGCTMVLKPASQTPYSALALAELAERAGIPKGVLNVVTGSAGEVGGELTSNPIVRKLTFTGSTEIGRQLMAECAKDIKKVSLELGGNAPFIVFDDADLDAAVEGALISKYRNNGQTCVCANRLYVQDGVYDAFVDKLQAAVARLKIGNGLEDGITTGPLIDAKAVAKVQEHIEDAVAKGARVVSGGKPHSLGGTFFEPTILVDVPKNAAVAKEETFGPLAPLFRFKDEDEVIAFSNDTEYGLAAYFYARDLGRVFRVAEALEYGIVGINTGIISNEVAPFGGVKASGLGREGSKYGIDDYLEIKYLCIGV from the coding sequence GTGCAACTGAAAGACTCCACCCTGTTCCGCCAGCAGGCATATGTAGACGGCGCCTGGGTCGATGCCGACAACGGCCAGACCCTCAAGGTGAGCAACCCGGCCACTGGCGAGCTGATCGGCAGCGTGCCGAAAATGGGCGCCGCCGAGACCCGTCGCGCCATCGAAGCCGCCGAACGCGCCCTGCCAGCCTGGCGTGCGCTGACCGCCAAGGAACGCGCCAACCGGCTGCGCCGCTGGTTCGAACTGATGATGCAGAACCAGGACGACCTGGCCCGCCTGATGACCCTGGAGCAGGGCAAGCCGCTGGTGGAGTCCCGTGGCGAAATTGCCTACGCGGCGTCCTTCCTCGAGTGGTTCGGTGAAGAAGCCAAGCGCGTCTACGGCGACATGATCCCCGGCCACCAGGCCGACAAGCGCCTGATGGTGATCAAGCAGCCCATCGGCGTCACCGCTGCCATCACCCCGTGGAACTTCCCCTCGGCGATGATCACCCGCAAAGCCGGCCCGGCGCTCGCCGCTGGCTGCACCATGGTGCTCAAGCCTGCCTCGCAGACCCCGTACTCCGCCCTGGCCCTGGCCGAACTGGCCGAGCGTGCCGGCATTCCGAAAGGCGTGCTGAACGTGGTCACCGGCAGTGCCGGTGAAGTCGGCGGCGAGCTGACCAGCAACCCCATCGTGCGCAAGCTGACCTTTACCGGTTCCACCGAAATCGGCCGCCAGCTGATGGCCGAATGCGCCAAGGACATCAAGAAGGTGTCGCTGGAACTGGGCGGCAACGCGCCCTTCATCGTCTTCGACGACGCGGACCTGGATGCCGCCGTGGAAGGCGCGCTGATTTCCAAATACCGCAACAACGGCCAGACCTGCGTCTGTGCCAACCGCCTCTATGTGCAGGATGGCGTGTACGACGCCTTCGTCGACAAGCTCCAGGCCGCCGTGGCCCGGCTGAAGATCGGCAACGGTCTGGAAGACGGCATCACCACCGGCCCGCTGATCGACGCCAAGGCCGTGGCCAAGGTCCAGGAGCACATCGAGGACGCCGTCGCCAAGGGCGCCCGTGTCGTTTCCGGCGGAAAGCCGCACAGCCTGGGCGGCACCTTCTTCGAGCCGACCATCCTGGTCGACGTACCGAAAAACGCCGCCGTGGCCAAGGAAGAGACATTCGGTCCGCTGGCGCCGCTGTTCCGCTTCAAGGATGAAGACGAAGTCATCGCCTTCTCCAACGACACCGAGTATGGCCTGGCTGCCTACTTCTATGCCCGCGACCTGGGCCGCGTGTTCCGCGTGGCCGAGGCCCTGGAGTACGGCATCGTCGGCATCAACACCGGGATCATCTCCAACGAAGTGGCGCCCTTCGGCGGTGTCAAGGCCTCGGGCCTGGGCCGCGAAGGCTCCAAGTACGGCATCGATGACTACCTGGAAATCAAATACCTCTGCATCGGCGTGTAA
- the gabT gene encoding 4-aminobutyrate--2-oxoglutarate transaminase: MNTNQSLQQRRMAAIPRGVGQIHQIFAERAENATVWDVEGREYLDFAGGIAVLNTGHLHPKVMAAVQEQLAKLTHTCFHVFGYEPYVTLAEKINQLVPGSFEKKTLLVTTGAEAVENAIKIARAATGRNGVIAFTGAYHGRTQYTLSLTGKVVPYSAGMGLMPGGVYRAEYPNAMHGVSVDDAMASIERIFKNDAAPSDIAAIILEPVQGEGGFNVAPKDFMARLRALCDQHGILLIADEVQTGAGRTGTFFAMEQMGVAADLTTFAKSIAGGFPLAGVSGRANVMDAVAPGGLGGTYAGSPISCAAALAVIEAFESEKLLDRAKSVGEILTAGLRQIGERHNSLVDVRNLGAMVAVELFEGGDLSKPAAELTGKVVAKAREKGLILLSCGTYYNVLRILVPLTVSDADLERGLAIIGECFDELA, from the coding sequence ATGAACACCAACCAGAGCCTGCAACAACGCCGTATGGCCGCCATTCCTCGTGGCGTCGGGCAGATCCACCAGATCTTCGCCGAGCGTGCTGAGAACGCCACCGTGTGGGACGTCGAGGGCCGTGAGTACCTGGACTTCGCCGGTGGCATCGCCGTGCTGAACACCGGCCACCTGCACCCGAAGGTGATGGCCGCCGTCCAGGAACAGCTGGCCAAACTGACCCACACCTGCTTCCACGTGTTCGGCTACGAGCCCTACGTGACCCTGGCCGAGAAGATCAACCAACTGGTGCCGGGCAGCTTCGAGAAGAAGACCCTGCTGGTCACCACCGGTGCCGAAGCTGTTGAGAACGCCATCAAGATCGCCCGCGCCGCCACCGGCCGTAACGGCGTGATTGCCTTCACCGGCGCCTACCACGGCCGCACCCAGTACACCCTGTCGTTGACCGGCAAGGTGGTTCCGTATTCCGCTGGCATGGGCCTGATGCCGGGCGGTGTGTACCGCGCCGAATACCCGAACGCGATGCACGGCGTCTCGGTGGACGATGCGATGGCCAGCATCGAACGCATCTTCAAGAACGACGCCGCACCCAGCGACATCGCCGCGATCATCCTCGAGCCGGTGCAGGGCGAGGGTGGCTTCAATGTCGCGCCGAAGGACTTCATGGCCCGCCTGCGCGCCCTGTGCGACCAGCACGGCATCCTGCTGATCGCCGACGAAGTACAGACCGGCGCCGGCCGCACCGGCACTTTCTTCGCCATGGAACAGATGGGGGTAGCTGCCGACCTGACCACCTTCGCCAAGTCCATCGCCGGTGGTTTCCCGCTGGCGGGCGTATCCGGCCGTGCCAACGTCATGGATGCCGTTGCCCCGGGTGGACTGGGTGGCACCTACGCCGGCAGCCCGATCTCCTGTGCCGCGGCACTGGCGGTGATCGAAGCTTTCGAGAGCGAGAAGCTGCTGGATCGCGCCAAGTCCGTGGGTGAAATCCTCACCGCCGGCCTGCGCCAGATCGGTGAGCGCCACAACAGCCTGGTGGACGTGCGCAACCTCGGCGCCATGGTCGCCGTGGAGCTGTTCGAGGGCGGTGACCTGAGCAAGCCGGCCGCCGAACTCACCGGCAAGGTGGTCGCCAAGGCGCGCGAGAAGGGCCTGATCCTGCTTTCCTGCGGCACCTACTACAACGTCCTGCGCATCCTGGTCCCGCTGACGGTCAGCGATGCTGATCTGGAGCGCGGACTGGCCATTATCGGCGAGTGCTTCGACGAGCTGGCCTGA
- the gabP gene encoding GABA permease produces MQSHKKNNLSHGLKSRHVTMLSIAGVIGAGLFVGSGRAIAEAGPATILAYIFAGGLVVLVMRMLAEMAVASPDTGSFSTYADRAIGKWAGYTIGWLYWWFWVLVIPIEANIAATILNTWIPQLDIWVLSLAITLLLTVTNLFSVKNYGEFEFWLALVKVAAIVGFIILGACAILGLLPSTGVSGVSHLWDTGGFMPNGFGAVLSAMLITMFSFLGAEVVTIAAAESDAAEKQISKATNSVIWRITLFYILSIFIVVALVPWTDPRLASEGSYITVLDTLGVPHAKAIIDVVVLTSVTSCLNSSLYIASRMLYSLSRRGDAPACACVTTSSGTPIYAVLLSTAAAFLTVIANYLVPAKVFGFLMASSGAIALLVYLVIAISQLRMRKQLIAEGKPIQYRMWLFPWLTWGVIAFIISVLVVMLFRPDHRIEVLATAVLSILVVCSGLLVTRRRAKEELAVGNLQVSES; encoded by the coding sequence ATGCAGTCGCACAAGAAGAACAACCTGAGTCATGGGTTGAAGTCACGGCATGTCACCATGCTTTCCATTGCCGGCGTGATCGGCGCCGGACTCTTCGTTGGCTCCGGTCGGGCCATCGCCGAAGCCGGTCCGGCCACCATCCTGGCCTACATTTTCGCCGGTGGGCTGGTCGTACTGGTCATGCGCATGCTGGCCGAAATGGCCGTCGCCTCGCCGGATACCGGATCCTTCTCCACCTACGCCGACCGTGCCATCGGCAAATGGGCCGGCTACACCATCGGCTGGCTCTACTGGTGGTTCTGGGTCCTGGTGATTCCCATCGAGGCCAACATCGCCGCCACCATCCTCAACACCTGGATACCGCAACTGGATATCTGGGTGTTGTCGCTTGCGATCACCCTGCTGCTGACCGTGACCAACCTGTTCAGCGTGAAGAACTATGGCGAGTTCGAGTTCTGGCTGGCCTTGGTCAAGGTGGCGGCGATCGTCGGCTTCATCATCCTCGGGGCCTGCGCCATTCTTGGCCTGTTGCCCAGCACCGGCGTCAGTGGCGTTTCGCACCTGTGGGACACCGGCGGCTTCATGCCCAACGGCTTCGGCGCGGTGCTCAGCGCGATGCTGATCACCATGTTCTCCTTCCTCGGGGCTGAAGTGGTGACCATCGCGGCGGCCGAGTCCGACGCGGCGGAAAAGCAAATCTCCAAGGCCACCAACTCGGTGATCTGGCGGATCACGCTGTTCTACATCCTGTCGATCTTCATCGTCGTCGCCCTGGTGCCCTGGACCGACCCGCGCCTGGCCAGCGAAGGCTCCTACATCACCGTGCTGGATACGCTCGGCGTGCCTCACGCCAAGGCCATCATCGACGTCGTGGTGCTGACTTCGGTAACCAGCTGCCTCAACTCCTCGCTCTACATCGCATCGCGCATGCTCTATTCCCTGAGCCGTCGCGGCGATGCACCGGCCTGCGCATGCGTCACCACCAGCAGCGGCACCCCGATCTACGCCGTGCTGTTGTCCACCGCCGCCGCCTTCCTGACCGTAATCGCCAACTACCTGGTACCCGCCAAGGTGTTTGGTTTCCTTATGGCCAGTTCCGGCGCCATCGCACTGCTGGTGTACCTGGTCATCGCCATCTCGCAACTGCGCATGCGCAAGCAACTGATCGCCGAAGGCAAGCCGATCCAGTACCGCATGTGGCTGTTCCCCTGGCTGACCTGGGGCGTGATCGCTTTCATCATCAGCGTGCTGGTGGTGATGCTGTTCCGTCCGGACCACCGCATCGAAGTCCTCGCCACCGCCGTGCTGAGCATCCTCGTGGTCTGCTCCGGCCTGCTGGTGACGCGCCGCCGCGCGAAAGAGGAACTTGCCGTGGGTAACCTGCAGGTATCCGAAAGCTGA
- a CDS encoding IS5 family transposase, with translation MKQMTFAGAEDAGKRKQTRKELFLIEMEQVVPWQGLLALIEPHYPKGEGGRPAYSLLAMLRVHLLQNWFGYSDPAMEEALYETTILRQFAGLSLARIPDDTTLLNFRRLLEKHELAAGILAVINGYLGDRGLPLRQGTIVDATLIQAPSSTKHQDGQCDPDMHQTKQGNQWYFGAKAHIGADDESGLVHSVVVTAANVADVTQVDQLLHGEKNVVCADAGYTGVEKREEHSGRQVIWQITAWRSTYQQLGKRSALYKAIRKIEKAKAQIRAKVEHPFRVIKRQFGYTKVRFRGLMKNTAQLVTLFALSNLWMARRHVLATTGEVRL, from the coding sequence ATGAAGCAGATGACCTTCGCCGGCGCTGAGGACGCCGGCAAGCGCAAGCAGACTCGCAAGGAGTTGTTCCTGATCGAGATGGAGCAGGTGGTGCCGTGGCAGGGCTTGCTTGCCCTGATCGAGCCGCACTACCCGAAGGGTGAAGGCGGTCGTCCGGCCTATTCGTTGCTGGCGATGCTGCGCGTGCACCTGCTGCAGAACTGGTTCGGCTACAGCGATCCGGCGATGGAGGAGGCGCTGTACGAAACCACTATCCTGCGCCAGTTTGCCGGGCTGAGCCTGGCGCGCATTCCCGACGACACCACCCTCCTCAACTTCCGCCGCCTGCTGGAGAAGCACGAGCTGGCGGCTGGGATTCTGGCGGTGATCAATGGCTACCTGGGCGACCGCGGCCTGCCGCTACGCCAGGGCACCATCGTCGATGCCACGCTGATCCAGGCGCCGAGTTCGACCAAGCACCAGGACGGCCAGTGCGACCCGGACATGCACCAGACCAAGCAGGGCAACCAGTGGTATTTCGGCGCGAAAGCGCACATTGGCGCCGACGATGAATCGGGACTGGTGCACAGTGTGGTGGTCACGGCGGCCAATGTCGCGGACGTCACCCAGGTCGACCAGCTGCTGCATGGCGAGAAGAACGTGGTGTGTGCCGATGCGGGCTACACCGGGGTCGAGAAGCGTGAAGAGCATTCGGGGCGCCAGGTCATCTGGCAAATTACGGCCTGGCGCAGCACCTACCAGCAGCTGGGCAAGCGCAGCGCCTTGTACAAGGCGATCCGCAAGATTGAGAAGGCCAAGGCCCAGATCCGCGCCAAGGTCGAACACCCCTTCCGCGTGATCAAACGGCAGTTTGGCTACACCAAGGTACGTTTCCGTGGGCTGATGAAGAACACCGCACAACTGGTGACGCTGTTCGCGCTGTCGAACCTGTGGATGGCGCGCCGGCATGTGCTGGCCACTACAGGCGAGGTGCGTCTGTAA
- a CDS encoding response regulator: MIKIQIVDDSQNTLLAIERRLRNKWYEVQTFTNPHTALQALKTNEYAVVIADYKMPIMDGITYLKHTKQRQPLAARVLLSAHAETNTLEKAINELGIYRFISKPWTDNKLEEHVISAINEHLEKVIWEKNHDE; this comes from the coding sequence ATGATAAAAATCCAAATAGTTGATGACTCCCAAAACACCCTACTAGCAATCGAGCGTCGCCTTAGAAACAAATGGTACGAAGTACAAACATTCACGAACCCTCACACAGCATTACAGGCACTAAAAACCAATGAGTACGCGGTAGTAATTGCAGATTACAAGATGCCAATAATGGACGGCATAACCTACCTAAAACACACCAAGCAGCGTCAACCCCTAGCTGCCAGAGTTCTCTTGAGCGCACACGCAGAAACCAACACGCTAGAAAAAGCCATCAACGAACTTGGCATCTATAGATTTATCTCCAAGCCATGGACCGATAACAAACTAGAAGAACATGTCATATCCGCGATCAACGAGCATCTCGAGAAGGTCATATGGGAAAAAAATCATGACGAGTAA